TCTCCTTGGGGTTTCTGTTGTCGCACTACAAATATTATGTGGTGAAAAGTTCAATCTGGAGGCGGTTCATTTAAAGTCCAAACAGCCGCTCCACGACCAATATGAAAACTTTTTTGGTACAAATGTACAGTTTTCACAAAATAGCGACACCTTGATTCTAAGTAGCGGCCAGTTGGCCCAACCGACCGAGAAGTGCAACCCGGTTTTAAGGCCTCTATTAAAGTCTTATATCGACAAAGTACTGGAACAAGGTGAATCAAACCTGATTCACCAGGTAGAACAGCTGATCTATTGCCTGATGCCGCTAAAGCGCTGCAGTCTGCAGGAAGTCGCCAATCAGCTGGGCATGCACAAGCGCACACTGCAGCGCAGGTTGCGAGATCGGGAATTGGTGTTTGAGGATATTCTCGACCGTATTCGCCGCGAACGCGCAGAGCATTATCTCAGTAGAAAGTTGCCACCTATGGCCCAGATTTCCAATATGCTGGGGTATCGGGAGCAGAGCTCATTTAACCGGGCCTGCGACCGCTGGTTTGGTACCACTCCAATGAAAGTTCGCCGCAGGTTGTTGAGTGAAGCTGCGGCGAAAGCTGCACTGGAAACTGAAAGTTAAAGCCCCTTCAGAAAAATACAGAATCAGTCGTGACACAAGCCAGATTTTAGCTTGTGTCACGACTGATTAAATACCCAGCCTTTCCTACTTACTCATCCCCTAATTCCCACCTACACCACTGATCAATTAGAGCCTGTCAGATCTCTGGATCATTAGTCGTAAAGTGAGCTCTCCAGCCCCACACTTCTTTACAAGTTATCCACATTACTTACTCATTCCTCGACTATTTTCGATGGCAGTCCCAGGCCAATTCGAGAAGCCAGCCCTTCGCTGAGCGGTAATCGCCATTTCCCGAGTCTATAGTTTCGGGCGACAGCAATAACCTCTGTCAAAACCCAATGAGCAAAGTTGAGGCTCCAGGGACTCCCCTCAAAGTGCCTACGACAGGAGAACACGATGAAAAAAATATTTATCCCAGTAGCAGCCCTCTTACTGGCCACAAATGTATCTGCACAGCCGCGCCAGCCTCCGCAGGAAGCGATTGATGCCTGCAGCAGCTTGGCAGAAGGAGACGCCTGCACTGTCGAGACACCCAGAGGCACATTGGAGGGCACCTGCCGTATGCCCCCGCAGATTGAGCAGCTGGTCTGTGTACCTGCCGGCGGCAAGGGCAAAGGCGGCCCTCGCCCCATGGAAGATGAAGAACAGTAACTCCCAATTAATCGCAACCGGCCAGCGGTACTGTAAATCTTGAGATGTCATTATGAAGAAGTGGTTATTTGTGGGGCTTTGCAGTATTGCGCCTCTCTCGCTGGCTCACGTACCCGATAGCGCCCTGGAGGCTTGTCGAAACCTGTCCAGTGGCGCCAGCTGCTCAATGGAACTGCCCAATGGCCGAGTCAGTGGTCGCTGCCGCAACCACCCCCAATCACATGGCCTAGCTTGTGTTCCCGAGCGCAAACTGACTGCGCGCTCTACAGGAGGGGGCGCCACTGGTGGACGCCACACCGCTCGCAAACACACAGTGGTGCAATCCGATGGTCTGCAGCACACTGTTCCCGCTACCGAAGCACCGATTACCTTTAGTGAAGTGAGTATCAGTATCCAGGGACCCTGGCGCGTTATTGAGGCCAATGGTATTTCCGAGCATAAGACTGGTACCTTCCCCAATCGCGGCAATCCCCATGAAATCGAGGTGCAGCGCTACCGTTTCCGAGTTCCGGCTATTCCCCAAATTGCCGCTCAATCTACACCGGTTCCGTTGCAGAATTTTGGTATCGGACTGAACGGAGTGCCTTTCGACCCCAGTGCTGCGGAATGGTACCTGGGCAATCGGGGACGCTGGCGCTACGAAGCCCTATCCGGTGCGATTCAGCTGGGTGTAGACGATAACTACGCCCATGTTCAGCCCAATGGTGCCTATCACTATCACGGAATTCCCACCGGTTTATTACAGCGCCTGGGGGTATCTAAGGAAAGGCATTCGCCACTGATTGGCTGGGCTGCCGATGGATTCCCCATTTATGCCCTGTACGCCTATGCCGATGGTTGGGAACCGAAATCCGGAATTGCGGCAGTGACTTCAAGCTATCAGGTGAAACCCGGGAAACGCCCCAAGGGCAGTAAAGAACCCGGTGGCTACTACGATGGTACCTTTGTGGATGATTACCACTATGTAGCTGGCTCCGGCACATTGGATGAGTGCAACGGCAGAATGGTTCGCACCCCGGAATTCCCCAAAGGCACCTATGCCTATTTTCTAACAGAGGACTGGCCCATTATCCCGCGCTGTTACAAGGGCACCCCGTCAGAGGATTTTCGTCGGGGCCCCGGTAACAACCAGCGCAAGGGTGCAACTAGGCGCCCCTAGCGCAGGAGGCTCTGAAAGCTCACTTCCCCAGAGGAATACCGCAAGGTATTCCTCTGCCAAAACAGCCGTCCCCGGCTGGGCTGTCAGCTCATATCAATTACCGCCAGCGCTTCCGCCAAGGTCTTGACCGAGTGCATTTCCATTCCCTCGATATCGTTCTTCAAGCGGTTGGCTGCAGGCACAATGGCTTTGCGGAAACCGTGTTTGGCCGCCTCGCGCAAACGCTCCTGGCCCGAGGGCACCGGGCGAATCTCGCCTGACAGCCCCACTTCCCCGAATACCACCAGATCCCGAGGCAGGACACGGTTGCGGAAACTGGAGACTACCGCCAATAAGAGTGTCAGGTCGGCGCTGGTTTCCATCACCTTTACCCCGCCAACCACATTGATAAAGACATCCTGGTCCCCCACCAAGACCCCACCGTGGCGATGCAACACAGCGAGCAGCATGTTCAAGCGGTTCTGGTCGAGGCCCACCGCTACCCGGCGGGGGTTGCCAAGACTGCTATCGTCCACCAGGGCCTGCAACTCTACTAACAGCGGCCGGGTGCCCTCCCACACCGAAGTCACCACAGAACCGGCCGCGATCTCCTCGGCCCTTTGCAGGAAAATGGCTGAGGGATTGGATACCTCTTTCAGGCCCTGCTCTGTCATGGCAAACACGCCGAGTTCATTAACGGCCCCAAAGCGATTTTTATGGGCCCGCAATGTGCGGAAGCGGGAGTCGTGGGTGCCTTCGAGGAGAATGGAGCAGTCGATAATATGTTCCAGCACCTTGGGGCCCGCGAGACTGCCATCTTTGGTGACATGCCCCACCAGAATCAGCGCCGTGCCAGTCTGTTTGGCAAAGCGGGTCAGGTAGGCCGCACTCTCGCGCACCTGTGCCACAGAGCCGGGTGCCGATTGCACATCGCTCATGTGCATCACCTGGATCGAGTCCACTACCATTACCCGAGGATTCACTTCCTTGGCCGCCAGGCAAATACGCTCCACATCGGTTTCGCTGAGCAATTGCAGGGAATCCGTGGGCAGACCCAAGCGCTTAGCGCGCATAGCAACCTGCTGGAGAGATTCCTCGCCGGTGATATAAAGCGCCGGCATTGAAGTCGCGAGATGGCACAGGGTCTGGAGTAAAACAGTGGATTTACCCGCACCAGGATGGCCGCCGATCAATACGACGGAGCCAGGCACCAGCCCGCCGCCCAGCACTCGATCCAGTTCCGAGGCCGTAGTGGGAATACGCGGCAATTCACTGAGGTCGATTTCCGATAGTTTTTGTACTTTGCCAGCACCAGCGGAACCGGCGTAACCACTTTGTGTATCGGTAAAATTCGCGGCGCGACTGTCTTTGTGATCCGGTCCCAGGCGTACTTCCGATAGGCTATTCCAAGTGCCACAAGCACTACACTGCCCTGCCCATTTGGTGTAGTCAGCGCCGCATTCATTACACACGTAGGCAGTTTTACGTTTTGTGGCCAAAGCACTCTCCCGAAAAGTCACAGAATTGATCGGCGCACAGTTTACCCCTTATCCGGCCGAGGCGGGTGGTGCTCAGCAGTCTAAAATGACTCTCCTACACGGATCCCTTCTATTGGCATCTTCTCCTTCCAATTGGTCTATCTACGCGATTGATCTAGATCAATTCACCCAGCCCCCTCCGAGATAACATCCGCCGCTGCCTCTACCCACTAATGGGGAGGCGCAGAACAACACTGACTAACCATCGAACAGGAAGTAAGTATGTCGTCTATTACTCTTCGCGGCGCGATTCTGGCGCTCGCCATGGCCTCGACCTCCGCCCTGGCTGCGGATCACGAAGTTAAGATGCTGAACCAGGGCAAGGACGGCATGATGACTTTTGAACCGGCATTTCTCGCAGTAGCACCGGGCGATTCTGTCACCTTCCTGCCCACTGATGCGGCCCACAACACTCACTCAGTTTTGTCCCCTGCCGAGGGCGCTACCTGGAATGGCAGCATGGGAGAAAAGGTGACTGTCACTTTGAACCAGGAAGGTGTCTACGTATACCAGTGCGACCCACATCTGCCGCTGGGTATGGTTGGGGTAATTCAGGTAGGTAAGGCAACCAACTTGGAAGAAGCCAAGAAGCATGCCGAAGGCATGAATGCCACCATCGCCATGAACAAGGAGAGGCTCACTCAATACCTCGGCCAAGTCCAATAAGAGGAGTCGCGGCGTGGACATCCTATTTGAAAAAGGTCACCACCTGGTTGCGCGGTTCGGCGATTTGGTTAAAGAGCAGAATGGCAGCGATGGGGTACAGGCCAATCAATTTGTTATTCGCCGCGGCACCAAAGGGGCGCTTATCGATCCCGGCGGCGATCTGACTTACACACACCTCACCATTGAGCTCAGCCGCCATTTGAACCTGAGCGAACTGGACCTGATCTTGGCCTCTCACCAGGATCCGGATATTATCGCCTCGCTGCCGCGCTGGATGCTGCATTCGCGCTGTAAGGTGGCGGTGTCGAAGCTGTGGTCGCGGTTTTTGCCACACCTGGTTTCCGGCTTTGTCGCCTCGCGTGCCGGTGCTGAACGCTGGCAGGAACGTATCATGCCTCTGGATGATAAGGGAGAAATTATCCCCTTCAGCGACAGTGAGATCTGGGCGCTGCCGGCGCACTTTATGCACTCCTGTGGCAACTTCAGTTTTTATGATCCGGTCAGCCGCATATTGTTTTCCGGCGATATCGGTGCCTCACTCGGTGGTGAGGAGGGCGAAGTCAAAGATTTCGACGAGCACCTGCCGTCGATGGAAGGGTTCCACCGCCGCTATATGGGCGGGAACTGGACCTGTCGCCTCTGGGCCAAGATGATTCGGGAACTCAACCCCGCAATGATTGTGCCCCAGCACGGCGGTTACTTTGCCTCAGGCGATGTCAAAGAGCGCTTCCTGGGCTGGCTAGAGCGCCTCGAATGTGGGCCGGACCTATTGCGACACCAGGACTTCCGCCTGCCCCTGGGCCGCTCTTAATCCGCCATCCCGCAAGCGGGAAGTTGCACCGGCAGAGGCCAGCCCATACACTGCGGGCTGGCTTGTTTTCTGAATACCGCCATGCACACCGGGATCTTCCGCCTATTTTTGCTCATACTGCTACTGGCCTTCGGCGGCCAGGCAGTTGCGTCATCCTGTGCGGAAACACACGAACCCCCAGCGGCATCCATCGCTGCAGAAGAAAAAGGCCATTGCGACGAGGCAACCCTTGAGAACTGCAGCGACAGCCATCCCTCCAGTTGCACTGCTGAATGCAGCTGCTGTGCAGGGCCAGGCACCAGCTCTGCGGTAAACGCTCAATATAAAATCCTTGTATACAACCGCAATCTACTTGTAACTGCCTACCGGGAATTTAATTCCTCTCCAGATCCGGAAATGGCACTACGCCCACCCATATTCCGCATTTAACGGGCCCCGTATGCCTAGGCATACGCGTACTCCCCAGTTTTACTCCAAATATTTTTTATAAATACTCGCGCGCCTGTGTGCGCCCTTAATCTCATCATCGGAGTTCATATGAATCGTTCAATTTTGGTCGCTATTGCGGCGCTACTCACAACCCTAGCATTAAGTGCCTGTGCCGAATCTTCAGACCCCAAAAAGGAAACTGTGAGCCTGACCACTTACAAATCCGCCACCTGCGGCTGCTGCAAAATTTGGGTTGAGCATGCCCAACAAAGTGGCTTTGACGTCGTAGCAAAGGATGTCGAAGACCTTAACGGCGTGAAAAAGCAGCACCATATCTCTCCGCGCTACCAATCCTGCCACACCACAGTGTCAGAACAGGGCTATGTTTTTGAAGGGCATGTACCGGCAAAGCTGATACAACGTTTCTTGCAAAATCCACCGCAGAATGCCATTGGCCTCGCAGTACCAGGTATGCCCCTGGGCAGCCCCGGTATGGAAGTGGGCGACCGTTTTACGCCCTATCAGGTAATGCTGCTTAACAAAGATGGCAGCAGCGAAATTTACGCCGAAATCAATACGGCACAGGAGCAGTTTTAAAAGGGACATCGATGAAAGATAGCTTCCGCACCGACGCCGTATCAAGGCGTACTTTCGTCACAGGTCTCGGAGCGGGAGCCCTGCTGCTGGGGTTACCCCACAGTTCGCACCCAAACTCGCCAACAGCTTCGGCAACAACCCTGCGCGGTAACCACTTTGATTTATCCATCGGGTACCGCCAGGTAAATCTTACCGGTCGCGAACGACAAGCCCTTACCATTAATGGCAGTCTACCCGGCCCCATTTTGCGCTGGCGGGAAGGGGAAACTGTCACCCTGAATGTCCATAACCAATTACCCGACAAATCCTCCCTGCACTGGCACGGTGTTAGGGTACCCAGCGATATGGACGGCGAACCGGGATTGAGCTTTAGCGGCATTCAACCCGGGCAAACATTTCGCTACCGATTCCCTTTGCGCCAAAGTGGTACTTATTGGTATCACAGCCAATCCGGGTTTCAACAACAACTGGGGCTAATTGGGGCAATAGTCATTGATCCGATATCTCCAGAACCATTTTCTTACGAGCGGGATTATGTTGTTGTCCTATCCGATTGGAGCGATGAATCTCCCCAAACTATTTATACCCATCTAAAAAAAGACCCGGACTACTACAACCGGCAACAGCGCACGGCTACAGATTTATGGCGTGAAGTGCGTACAAAAGGTGTCGCACGAACCTGGCGGGACCGGCATCAATGGAACTGGAAACAGCTTTCCGACCGCAATATCTCCCAGGTCACAGGCGAGACTTACACCTACCTGATTAACGGGCATACACCCGATACCAATTGGACTGCATTATTTAAACCTGGTGAGAGGGTTCGCCTGCGATTAATTAACGCAGCTTCGATGACCTTATTCGACCTGCGTATCCCCGGCCTGAAAATGAAGGTGGTGGCGGCCGATGGACAAAATGTCGAGCCCGTTAGCGTCGATGAAATTCGCATTGGCAGCGGCGAAACCTATGACATAATTGTCGAGCCAGAGAGTGAACAAGCCTACAGTATATTTGCGCAGTCCATGGACCGCAGTGGCTATGCGCGAGGCACACTGACAGGTGATATACGTCTGAGCGCAGAGATTCCCGCGATGGATCACCGCCCAGTGCTCACTCGGCAAGATCTGGGACTAGGGAGAAAAACCGAAGAGACAGACACACACTTTAAAACAACCCAGACTGCTCACACCGAAAAACATTCCTATTTGCCCGATGCAACTGAGGGGGGATGGTTTTACGGAAACCTCGCTGCAGCGGGGCTCGGTAGTAATAGCCCTATCATTCACCAGCCAAGTGAATCCGGATTCAGGGTGGATCACCGCGCGCTGACGCCAGCAAACGGCATCTCTGACCCCGGTGTAGGACTCAGAAACCATAAACATCGCTATAACCGCCGTGTACTGACTTACAGCGACTTGCGCAGCAATAAGCCTACTCAGGATCAGCGAGAGCCACAGCGGGAATTACAGTTACACCTGACCGGCAATTATGAGCGCTATCTCTGGTCAATAAATGGTGAAAAGTTTCGCGATGCCAGCCCATTATTATTTCGGCACCAGGAGCGCCTGCGCATTACCCTGGTCAATGACACTACGCTTCCCCAGCCCATGCACTTACACGGTTTTTGGAGTGAGTTGGAAACCGGCGACGGAGAGTATTTACCTCGCAAGCACACGGTAATCGCACAACCCGGATCAAGCATCAGTTACTTGGTCAGCGCCGACACCTATGGCCGCTGGGCTCTACACAGCCAAATGCTTTACCAGAGGCCCGGTATGTATCGGGAGGTGCGCATTGTTTAAGAATATTTCAGGGATAGCAGCAACACTATGGCTACTTGCTGCCCAGGCCAGCTATGGGCAGTCAGAACCTCAGCATCAACACCACAGCTACCAGTCCTCTGGCGAGGATAACGAAGAAGAACCCATGGCTGAAGTCAGCCTCGACTATGTGGAACTGCGAGGTGATAACGGCGGGGAAATCGAGGGAGACTTCAGCTATGGAGGAGAGCAAAATAAGTTTGTTGCCGAAGTTGACTATGAACGAAGTAGTGGGGAAATTGAAAAAAATGAACTCTGGGCGCTCTATAGCCGGGCAATTTCAGCAAACTGGAATTTCCTAATTGGAATTCGCCACGATTTTAATCTGGAGACTACCAGCCGGAATTGGGCTGCTGTGGGTATTACTGGAGAGTCTCCCTACAAATTCGAAATGGATGCAGTATTTTTCTATGGAGAACATGGCAGTACTGCATTTCGCCTGGAAGGCGAGTATGAAATAAAGTTGGCACAGGACTGGAATCTGGTCCCACGTATCGAGCTGAACTTTTTTGGGCAGAACGATGAGGCCCGAGGTAGCGGTTCCGGCTTATCGGAAGCGGAAGTCGGCTTTCGGCTCATGTATGAAGTCACCAGGAAATTCTCACCCTATATTGGCGTCCACTATGAACGGGAAGTGGGCAATGCCGCTGATTTCGCCCGTGAAGAAGGTGAGGATGTGGACTCAACCGTATGGGTACTGGGGTTTAGAGCTTGGTTTTGACAAAATCCAACTTCTTATATCTATACAAGTTGTACCACTTCGCATCAGCTGTAACTAACTTTACCGCCTCTTCAATCTGTCATAGCATCTAATAGATCTTAATCGCCTTTTTAAAAATATTTAAATTCAGCAAGGATGCCGGTGATATGATTTCCCCCGAATACTGTTAATCGCAGTTTCCCTACTGTGTGTGGGCCTATCAGCAAAAGCTGAAAGCCCACAGAGCCACTCTTCTGTTAGCACGACCAATCACCTGAGTTATGGTGATGAAATTCTTTTCTCATCCAGAATCTTGAGTCGTGAAATACCAATCAACATATATTTACCGCAAACGTTCCATCAAGCATCAAAGCAGCATAGATACCCGGTTATCTTTATTAATGGCACTCACGGCAAAGAATTTTTCCACGCCTTAACCGGGGTAGTAAAGCATCTAAGTAGCGTAGAACGTATGCCGGAAAGTATTGTAATCAGCCTTAATGATGGCGGTGATGAACCGGAAACCTACCTACATGGAATGTGGAAGCATACCACTGAGGAGAAGTTTAGCGCCCTGGGAAACCCTGAGACCTATAGTAAATTTCTAACTGAAGAACTATTCCCATATTTAGAAAGCAATTACCGCGCACTCAACAATAGAATGATTATTGGTGTCTCAACTAGCAGTATCTTTCCTCTCTACGCCCTAACTAACAAACCTGGATTGTTTCAGTCTTACTTCTTTTTATCTGCAGCTGACATATTTGGTATGGGGCCCACTTCAGAGAGTACTTTTATTAATGAAATAACCACAAGTATGCAGACCTCATCAAACAAGATCAATGCTTTTTATTTCGCGATGGCTGACAGTGATATGCGTAAAGATAAGCGCTATGAAAAAAATCTTAAGTCAAATTAACACCAAACTTTCTCCTTACGCAAAAGAGAACCTCAAACTAAAAATAGAAATTATTAACAATGAAAACCATTACGGTGCCTTTATAAAAGCCGCGTTATCGGCTATCGAGCTTAATTATCCCCACGAAGAATGGTCCGCAAATTATCGAGAATTGATATCCCAGCCTGGTGACGCCTTACAAAATATCGATCATTTCTACCAATCACTCTCACAGAAATATGGCTTTCCTATTTTACCCTGGGCTACACGCTGGAGAAATGTTAACAAATTAAGCTATATCACCAGTTTGTTACTAAAGGATCGTCGCATCCAAGAAGCTATCAGTGTTGCAAGGCGATGGGTGGAATATCGGCCAAACTCTATTGATGCCCACCAAAGTTTGGCCCAGGCGTTACAACAGAATGATGAAATTTCAGAGGCTTCTGATGTTTTGAAAAAAGCACTAGAAATTTCTCGCAATCAGGATAAAAGTAAAACGGCGGTGATAAATCGACAAATAGCTAAACTCAAGCTCAATTAGCATACGATTAAAAATTGTATTTACTTAAAATAAAAGGAGATAAATATATATATGGATTTCACCAGTGCTTTTCAATATAAAAAATGGGCCAACTTAGAGCTATTATCAGCTGGCGAAAAGCAACTTCATCTTCTACCCAAGGAAGATGCGATCTTCTTTATCCGTATACTCAATCATACTGCGGTGGTCGACAGCCTGTTTATCAGCCGCATTACCGAAACACAGGAGCTGTTTTCTTCAGATAACACAATTGAGACACCTACGATTCCAGAACTAAGAGAGAGAATGAATAACAATGATTCCTGGCTAATCAATTTCTCTCAAACAGCAACTTTATCCGATCTTGAGAGAGTAATTAATTTTCAATTTACGGACGGGGATTCTGGGCAACTGTCACTTTACGAAATTTTTGTGCATTTATTGACCCATGGTAGCAATCATCGAGGAATGGCATCGCGAACGTTATCTTCGAAAGGCCTGGAAAGGCCAAAAGACACTTTCACCCGCTTTCTACATGAAGTTGAGCCTCAAAGAGGAAAAATAGTAAGCACTTACAATATCAAATCTAAGGGCAAATTATAGAAAGTTATTTTTAGGGATAAAAGCAACAAAACAATGAGGGTTGTGTTGAAATTTTTTTTGCAATCTTATGATTTCCTCAAAAAACTAATTTATAGATTTCCATTCAACAAACAAGAACAAATAAACTTAACATGTTAACATT
This DNA window, taken from Microbulbifer sp. MKSA007, encodes the following:
- a CDS encoding AraC family transcriptional regulator ligand-binding domain-containing protein produces the protein MTQQIRAKLLTGFYDQVSQLNGCPETLLNSAGINPEQVEKLEGYLPLSKVTDLVEKAARQLNCADFGLRLAKSQGAAALSSLGAAVLQSLTLGEFLNAAVKQFAAPPYNLRVELEVKGLQTFITFHCLNDLESYIPSDSPLPLELFREFLLGVSVVALQILCGEKFNLEAVHLKSKQPLHDQYENFFGTNVQFSQNSDTLILSSGQLAQPTEKCNPVLRPLLKSYIDKVLEQGESNLIHQVEQLIYCLMPLKRCSLQEVANQLGMHKRTLQRRLRDRELVFEDILDRIRRERAEHYLSRKLPPMAQISNMLGYREQSSFNRACDRWFGTTPMKVRRRLLSEAAAKAALETES
- a CDS encoding YHYH protein: MKKWLFVGLCSIAPLSLAHVPDSALEACRNLSSGASCSMELPNGRVSGRCRNHPQSHGLACVPERKLTARSTGGGATGGRHTARKHTVVQSDGLQHTVPATEAPITFSEVSISIQGPWRVIEANGISEHKTGTFPNRGNPHEIEVQRYRFRVPAIPQIAAQSTPVPLQNFGIGLNGVPFDPSAAEWYLGNRGRWRYEALSGAIQLGVDDNYAHVQPNGAYHYHGIPTGLLQRLGVSKERHSPLIGWAADGFPIYALYAYADGWEPKSGIAAVTSSYQVKPGKRPKGSKEPGGYYDGTFVDDYHYVAGSGTLDECNGRMVRTPEFPKGTYAYFLTEDWPIIPRCYKGTPSEDFRRGPGNNQRKGATRRP
- the radA gene encoding DNA repair protein RadA, which codes for MATKRKTAYVCNECGADYTKWAGQCSACGTWNSLSEVRLGPDHKDSRAANFTDTQSGYAGSAGAGKVQKLSEIDLSELPRIPTTASELDRVLGGGLVPGSVVLIGGHPGAGKSTVLLQTLCHLATSMPALYITGEESLQQVAMRAKRLGLPTDSLQLLSETDVERICLAAKEVNPRVMVVDSIQVMHMSDVQSAPGSVAQVRESAAYLTRFAKQTGTALILVGHVTKDGSLAGPKVLEHIIDCSILLEGTHDSRFRTLRAHKNRFGAVNELGVFAMTEQGLKEVSNPSAIFLQRAEEIAAGSVVTSVWEGTRPLLVELQALVDDSSLGNPRRVAVGLDQNRLNMLLAVLHRHGGVLVGDQDVFINVVGGVKVMETSADLTLLLAVVSSFRNRVLPRDLVVFGEVGLSGEIRPVPSGQERLREAAKHGFRKAIVPAANRLKNDIEGMEMHSVKTLAEALAVIDMS
- a CDS encoding pseudoazurin, with the translated sequence MSSITLRGAILALAMASTSALAADHEVKMLNQGKDGMMTFEPAFLAVAPGDSVTFLPTDAAHNTHSVLSPAEGATWNGSMGEKVTVTLNQEGVYVYQCDPHLPLGMVGVIQVGKATNLEEAKKHAEGMNATIAMNKERLTQYLGQVQ
- a CDS encoding MBL fold metallo-hydrolase, producing MDILFEKGHHLVARFGDLVKEQNGSDGVQANQFVIRRGTKGALIDPGGDLTYTHLTIELSRHLNLSELDLILASHQDPDIIASLPRWMLHSRCKVAVSKLWSRFLPHLVSGFVASRAGAERWQERIMPLDDKGEIIPFSDSEIWALPAHFMHSCGNFSFYDPVSRILFSGDIGASLGGEEGEVKDFDEHLPSMEGFHRRYMGGNWTCRLWAKMIRELNPAMIVPQHGGYFASGDVKERFLGWLERLECGPDLLRHQDFRLPLGRS
- a CDS encoding DUF411 domain-containing protein, encoding MNRSILVAIAALLTTLALSACAESSDPKKETVSLTTYKSATCGCCKIWVEHAQQSGFDVVAKDVEDLNGVKKQHHISPRYQSCHTTVSEQGYVFEGHVPAKLIQRFLQNPPQNAIGLAVPGMPLGSPGMEVGDRFTPYQVMLLNKDGSSEIYAEINTAQEQF
- a CDS encoding copper resistance system multicopper oxidase, producing the protein MKDSFRTDAVSRRTFVTGLGAGALLLGLPHSSHPNSPTASATTLRGNHFDLSIGYRQVNLTGRERQALTINGSLPGPILRWREGETVTLNVHNQLPDKSSLHWHGVRVPSDMDGEPGLSFSGIQPGQTFRYRFPLRQSGTYWYHSQSGFQQQLGLIGAIVIDPISPEPFSYERDYVVVLSDWSDESPQTIYTHLKKDPDYYNRQQRTATDLWREVRTKGVARTWRDRHQWNWKQLSDRNISQVTGETYTYLINGHTPDTNWTALFKPGERVRLRLINAASMTLFDLRIPGLKMKVVAADGQNVEPVSVDEIRIGSGETYDIIVEPESEQAYSIFAQSMDRSGYARGTLTGDIRLSAEIPAMDHRPVLTRQDLGLGRKTEETDTHFKTTQTAHTEKHSYLPDATEGGWFYGNLAAAGLGSNSPIIHQPSESGFRVDHRALTPANGISDPGVGLRNHKHRYNRRVLTYSDLRSNKPTQDQREPQRELQLHLTGNYERYLWSINGEKFRDASPLLFRHQERLRITLVNDTTLPQPMHLHGFWSELETGDGEYLPRKHTVIAQPGSSISYLVSADTYGRWALHSQMLYQRPGMYREVRIV
- a CDS encoding copper resistance protein B, which translates into the protein MFKNISGIAATLWLLAAQASYGQSEPQHQHHSYQSSGEDNEEEPMAEVSLDYVELRGDNGGEIEGDFSYGGEQNKFVAEVDYERSSGEIEKNELWALYSRAISANWNFLIGIRHDFNLETTSRNWAAVGITGESPYKFEMDAVFFYGEHGSTAFRLEGEYEIKLAQDWNLVPRIELNFFGQNDEARGSGSGLSEAEVGFRLMYEVTRKFSPYIGVHYEREVGNAADFAREEGEDVDSTVWVLGFRAWF
- a CDS encoding alpha/beta hydrolase-fold protein, whose protein sequence is MGLSAKAESPQSHSSVSTTNHLSYGDEILFSSRILSREIPINIYLPQTFHQASKQHRYPVIFINGTHGKEFFHALTGVVKHLSSVERMPESIVISLNDGGDEPETYLHGMWKHTTEEKFSALGNPETYSKFLTEELFPYLESNYRALNNRMIIGVSTSSIFPLYALTNKPGLFQSYFFLSAADIFGMGPTSESTFINEITTSMQTSSNKINAFYFAMADSDMRKDKRYEKNLKSN
- a CDS encoding tetratricopeptide repeat protein translates to MKKILSQINTKLSPYAKENLKLKIEIINNENHYGAFIKAALSAIELNYPHEEWSANYRELISQPGDALQNIDHFYQSLSQKYGFPILPWATRWRNVNKLSYITSLLLKDRRIQEAISVARRWVEYRPNSIDAHQSLAQALQQNDEISEASDVLKKALEISRNQDKSKTAVINRQIAKLKLN
- a CDS encoding DinB family protein → MDFTSAFQYKKWANLELLSAGEKQLHLLPKEDAIFFIRILNHTAVVDSLFISRITETQELFSSDNTIETPTIPELRERMNNNDSWLINFSQTATLSDLERVINFQFTDGDSGQLSLYEIFVHLLTHGSNHRGMASRTLSSKGLERPKDTFTRFLHEVEPQRGKIVSTYNIKSKGKL